The nucleotide sequence ATAATGTTTTTAAGCGAAATAATAACGTTCTTGCATGAAAATAGAAAATCATGGGAAAAGGACAAGACGCTAAAAAAGCTACAAAGAAGGAGCCTCTAAAAACGGCCAAAGAGAAGAAAGCAGAAAAAAAAGAGAAAAAAGGAAACAAGAAGTATTGATCTCAATTAGTTTGACAAGCTGCTCAACTCACCAATTCAATTCGTAATCCTACACCGAGCAGCTTCTCCCCATTTACCCAACTAGCAGTTACATATGTCTCTGCTTGATTTTCCAAAGCTGGCTTAATTTTTTCAGCCATATCCCTATTCAGATATCCAATTTGGTTACCTAATCTGGATAAAACTTTAATGGCATTTTTATCGAATTGATTGTCTGGCTCAGCCTCCAATTGCAGTTTATCCCCCTCTGCGACCTCTCCACGTATGATCTCCTGACGAGAAGATCCATCTGCATTACCTTTAGACA is from Marinobacter alexandrii and encodes:
- a CDS encoding HIRAN domain-containing protein, yielding MAKIIKIPSVYLYDSKVVGVSKGNADGSSRQEIIRGEVAEGDKLQLEAEPDNQFDKNAIKVLSRLGNQIGYLNRDMAEKIKPALENQAETYVTASWVNGEKLLGVGLRIELVS